From Astatotilapia calliptera chromosome 19, fAstCal1.2, whole genome shotgun sequence, a single genomic window includes:
- the LOC113012458 gene encoding ensconsin-like isoform X3 → MPGSVHSMAVQKKQCVIPPSQGPLSTRTIESQRKRNRYEKTEENGSYHKPISATVKKATCSVNICNTVTPRAAAGNGQNVDERLKAARERREEHQKLLASRELSRLEREQRARLYYEQQLQERKKKLLEQRLKEERRRAAVEEKRKQRLKEERERYESAVRRTLEKSQKAQQSLSQNARGRKLTKNVSFHSMNTTTTHKPRHHSGSVHNRPSASSGSHNSQHRSISVAQIKAAKQQNIVKRTSSTLSNVQSNTISVCVKSALMPSRTSSPSSERTSQRSVIKQPTLLQPELPSLPEEDAAACNSALSPANSRPVRKSVESQQEKLRGKNPQETPSSNLPDKDKVTSKRTAGDGGLSKMPPCPAPQTPEVMSRPSAGTTDPEEASRLLAEKRREARLQREKEEQERLQREEAERQSHEELERRRAEERARQQAEAQRLIEEKRRREQEEQRRAEEERAQAMREAALLQKQREEELAKEQARAEQLKQEREMLAQKEEAERQARKKRLEEIMRRTRRTDSPDTKSVPVRIMSNDAQPKENTQPVHNGTIEDTAKVPVGNKTTQLGLNSQEDMLPVVAFKERRSLRTLTGLEEIQTHQRAEVI, encoded by the exons ATGCCAGGTTCAGTACATAGCATGGCTGTGCAGAAGAAACAGTGTGTCATCCCTCCATCGCAGGGACCTCTTTCTACACGTACCATCGAAAGCCAAAGGAAGAGAAACAGATATGAAAAAACAGAAG AAAATGGCTCTTATCACAAACCGATTTCAGCGACAGTGAAGAAAGCAACCTGTTCTGTCAACATCTGCAACACAGTTACTCCTCGGGCTGCTGCAG GTAATGGACAAAATGTTGACGAGAGGCTGAAAGCCGCAcgagaaagaagagaagagcACCAGAAGCTACTTG CCTCTCGGGAACTGAGCAGGTTAGAGCGGGAGCAGCGGGCTAGGCTTTACTATGAACAACAACTGCAGGAGCGCAAGAAGAAACTCCTGGAGCAGAGGCTCAAAGAGGAGAGGAGGCgtgctgctgtggaagagaagCGGAAGCAGAGGCTCAAAGAGGAGAGA GAACGATATGAATCTGCAGTGCGTAGGACACTCGAGAAGAGCCAAAAGGCCCAGCAGAGCCTCAGTCAAAATGCAAGAGGAAGGAAACTCACTAAAAATG TTTCATTCCACTCCATGAataccaccaccactcacaaacCCCGGCATCACTCTGGTTCAGTCCACAACAGGCCATCTGCTTCCTCTGGTTCTCACAACAGCCAGCACAGAAGCATCAGTGTGGCACAG ataaaagcagcaaagcagcaaaaCATTGTTAAGAGGACCTCAAGTACTCTCTCTAACGTTCAATCAAATACCATCAGCGTCTGTGTAAAATCAGCTCTGATGCCGAGCAGAACATCCTCTCCATCATCAGAACG GACCTCACAAAGATCAGTCATCAAACAGCCAACCCTGCTCCAGCCTGAGCTCCCATCACTCCCTGAGGAAGATGCTGCTGCTTGCAACTCTGCCCTCTCTCCTGCTAACTCCAGGCCTGTCAGGAAATCAGTTGAATCTCAGCAAGAGAAACTGAGGGGTAAAAATCCACAGGAGACTCCAAGTTCAAACTTGCCTGACAAAGACAAAGTGACATCAAAGAGAACAGCAGGAGATGGAG GTCTCTCCAAAATGCCTCCTTGTCCAGCTCCACAGACTCCTGAAGTCATGTCCCGCCCCTCAGCTGGAACTACTGACCCAGAGGAAGCCTCACGTCTCCTGGCTGAAAAGAGGCGAGAGGCCCGACTACAGCGGGAGAAAGAGGAGCAGGAGCGCTTACAGAGGGAGGAGGCTGAAAG GCAGAGCCATGAAGAACTTGAGCGCAGGAGGGCAGAGGAGCGGGCACGACAGCAGGCTGAGGCTCAGCGTCTCatagaggagaagaggagaaggGAGCAAGAAGAGCAGAGACGAGCTGAGGAAGAGAGAGCTCAGGCTATGAGGGAAGCTGCCCTCTTGCAGAAACAG agagaggaggaacTAGCCAAAGAGCAAGCACGAGCAGAGCAGTTGAAACAAGAGCGGGAAATGCTCGCACAGAAAGAGGAGGCAGAGCGCCAAGCAAGGAAAAAG cGACTTGAGGAGATCATGCGGAGAACCAGAAGGACTGATTCTCCAGATACG AAATCTGTTCCAGTGAGGATTATGTCAAATGATGCCCAACCAAAGGAAAACACGCAGCCTGTGCACAATGGAACGATAGAAGATACAGCCAAGGTGCCAGTGggaaataaaaccacacagctGGGCCTGAACAGTCAGGAGGATATGCTACCTGTTGTGGCCTTCAAAGAACGCAGGTCTCTTAGAACTCTCACTGGCCTGGAGGAAATCCAGACCCACCAACgtgcag AGGTCATCTGA
- the LOC113012458 gene encoding ensconsin-like isoform X1: MPGSVHSMAVQKKQCVIPPSQGPLSTRTIESQRKRNRYEKTEENGSYHKPISATVKKATCSVNICNTVTPRAAAGNGQNVDERLKAARERREEHQKLLASRELSRLEREQRARLYYEQQLQERKKKLLEQRLKEERRRAAVEEKRKQRLKEERERYESAVRRTLEKSQKAQQSLSQNARGRKLTKNVPHRLPLTTWEKNLVSRLLTPTCSYLARSKSAGCQSGEQVVHVCRRAVSFHSMNTTTTHKPRHHSGSVHNRPSASSGSHNSQHRSISVAQIKAAKQQNIVKRTSSTLSNVQSNTISVCVKSALMPSRTSSPSSERTSQRSVIKQPTLLQPELPSLPEEDAAACNSALSPANSRPVRKSVESQQEKLRGKNPQETPSSNLPDKDKVTSKRTAGDGGLSKMPPCPAPQTPEVMSRPSAGTTDPEEASRLLAEKRREARLQREKEEQERLQREEAERQSHEELERRRAEERARQQAEAQRLIEEKRRREQEEQRRAEEERAQAMREAALLQKQREEELAKEQARAEQLKQEREMLAQKEEAERQARKKRLEEIMRRTRRTDSPDTKSVPVRIMSNDAQPKENTQPVHNGTIEDTAKVPVGNKTTQLGLNSQEDMLPVVAFKERRSLRTLTGLEEIQTHQRAEVI; this comes from the exons ATGCCAGGTTCAGTACATAGCATGGCTGTGCAGAAGAAACAGTGTGTCATCCCTCCATCGCAGGGACCTCTTTCTACACGTACCATCGAAAGCCAAAGGAAGAGAAACAGATATGAAAAAACAGAAG AAAATGGCTCTTATCACAAACCGATTTCAGCGACAGTGAAGAAAGCAACCTGTTCTGTCAACATCTGCAACACAGTTACTCCTCGGGCTGCTGCAG GTAATGGACAAAATGTTGACGAGAGGCTGAAAGCCGCAcgagaaagaagagaagagcACCAGAAGCTACTTG CCTCTCGGGAACTGAGCAGGTTAGAGCGGGAGCAGCGGGCTAGGCTTTACTATGAACAACAACTGCAGGAGCGCAAGAAGAAACTCCTGGAGCAGAGGCTCAAAGAGGAGAGGAGGCgtgctgctgtggaagagaagCGGAAGCAGAGGCTCAAAGAGGAGAGA GAACGATATGAATCTGCAGTGCGTAGGACACTCGAGAAGAGCCAAAAGGCCCAGCAGAGCCTCAGTCAAAATGCAAGAGGAAGGAAACTCACTAAAAATG TTCCACATCGCTTGCCACTGACCACATGGGAGAAGAACCTGGTCAGTCGTCTCCTTACCCCCACATGCTCTTATCTGGCCAGGAGCAAGAGTGCTGGttgtcagtcaggagaacaag TTGTCCATGTTTGTCGCCGTGCAGTTTCATTCCACTCCATGAataccaccaccactcacaaacCCCGGCATCACTCTGGTTCAGTCCACAACAGGCCATCTGCTTCCTCTGGTTCTCACAACAGCCAGCACAGAAGCATCAGTGTGGCACAG ataaaagcagcaaagcagcaaaaCATTGTTAAGAGGACCTCAAGTACTCTCTCTAACGTTCAATCAAATACCATCAGCGTCTGTGTAAAATCAGCTCTGATGCCGAGCAGAACATCCTCTCCATCATCAGAACG GACCTCACAAAGATCAGTCATCAAACAGCCAACCCTGCTCCAGCCTGAGCTCCCATCACTCCCTGAGGAAGATGCTGCTGCTTGCAACTCTGCCCTCTCTCCTGCTAACTCCAGGCCTGTCAGGAAATCAGTTGAATCTCAGCAAGAGAAACTGAGGGGTAAAAATCCACAGGAGACTCCAAGTTCAAACTTGCCTGACAAAGACAAAGTGACATCAAAGAGAACAGCAGGAGATGGAG GTCTCTCCAAAATGCCTCCTTGTCCAGCTCCACAGACTCCTGAAGTCATGTCCCGCCCCTCAGCTGGAACTACTGACCCAGAGGAAGCCTCACGTCTCCTGGCTGAAAAGAGGCGAGAGGCCCGACTACAGCGGGAGAAAGAGGAGCAGGAGCGCTTACAGAGGGAGGAGGCTGAAAG GCAGAGCCATGAAGAACTTGAGCGCAGGAGGGCAGAGGAGCGGGCACGACAGCAGGCTGAGGCTCAGCGTCTCatagaggagaagaggagaaggGAGCAAGAAGAGCAGAGACGAGCTGAGGAAGAGAGAGCTCAGGCTATGAGGGAAGCTGCCCTCTTGCAGAAACAG agagaggaggaacTAGCCAAAGAGCAAGCACGAGCAGAGCAGTTGAAACAAGAGCGGGAAATGCTCGCACAGAAAGAGGAGGCAGAGCGCCAAGCAAGGAAAAAG cGACTTGAGGAGATCATGCGGAGAACCAGAAGGACTGATTCTCCAGATACG AAATCTGTTCCAGTGAGGATTATGTCAAATGATGCCCAACCAAAGGAAAACACGCAGCCTGTGCACAATGGAACGATAGAAGATACAGCCAAGGTGCCAGTGggaaataaaaccacacagctGGGCCTGAACAGTCAGGAGGATATGCTACCTGTTGTGGCCTTCAAAGAACGCAGGTCTCTTAGAACTCTCACTGGCCTGGAGGAAATCCAGACCCACCAACgtgcag AGGTCATCTGA
- the LOC113012458 gene encoding ensconsin-like isoform X2 — protein MPGSVHSMAVQKKQCVIPPSQGPLSTRTIESQRKRNRYEKTEENGSYHKPISATVKKATCSVNICNTVTPRAAAGNGQNVDERLKAARERREEHQKLLASRELSRLEREQRARLYYEQQLQERKKKLLEQRLKEERRRAAVEEKRKQRLKEERERYESAVRRTLEKSQKAQQSLSQNARGRKLTKNVPHRLPLTTWEKNLVSRLLTPTCSYLARSKSAGCQSGEQVSFHSMNTTTTHKPRHHSGSVHNRPSASSGSHNSQHRSISVAQIKAAKQQNIVKRTSSTLSNVQSNTISVCVKSALMPSRTSSPSSERTSQRSVIKQPTLLQPELPSLPEEDAAACNSALSPANSRPVRKSVESQQEKLRGKNPQETPSSNLPDKDKVTSKRTAGDGGLSKMPPCPAPQTPEVMSRPSAGTTDPEEASRLLAEKRREARLQREKEEQERLQREEAERQSHEELERRRAEERARQQAEAQRLIEEKRRREQEEQRRAEEERAQAMREAALLQKQREEELAKEQARAEQLKQEREMLAQKEEAERQARKKRLEEIMRRTRRTDSPDTKSVPVRIMSNDAQPKENTQPVHNGTIEDTAKVPVGNKTTQLGLNSQEDMLPVVAFKERRSLRTLTGLEEIQTHQRAEVI, from the exons ATGCCAGGTTCAGTACATAGCATGGCTGTGCAGAAGAAACAGTGTGTCATCCCTCCATCGCAGGGACCTCTTTCTACACGTACCATCGAAAGCCAAAGGAAGAGAAACAGATATGAAAAAACAGAAG AAAATGGCTCTTATCACAAACCGATTTCAGCGACAGTGAAGAAAGCAACCTGTTCTGTCAACATCTGCAACACAGTTACTCCTCGGGCTGCTGCAG GTAATGGACAAAATGTTGACGAGAGGCTGAAAGCCGCAcgagaaagaagagaagagcACCAGAAGCTACTTG CCTCTCGGGAACTGAGCAGGTTAGAGCGGGAGCAGCGGGCTAGGCTTTACTATGAACAACAACTGCAGGAGCGCAAGAAGAAACTCCTGGAGCAGAGGCTCAAAGAGGAGAGGAGGCgtgctgctgtggaagagaagCGGAAGCAGAGGCTCAAAGAGGAGAGA GAACGATATGAATCTGCAGTGCGTAGGACACTCGAGAAGAGCCAAAAGGCCCAGCAGAGCCTCAGTCAAAATGCAAGAGGAAGGAAACTCACTAAAAATG TTCCACATCGCTTGCCACTGACCACATGGGAGAAGAACCTGGTCAGTCGTCTCCTTACCCCCACATGCTCTTATCTGGCCAGGAGCAAGAGTGCTGGttgtcagtcaggagaacaag TTTCATTCCACTCCATGAataccaccaccactcacaaacCCCGGCATCACTCTGGTTCAGTCCACAACAGGCCATCTGCTTCCTCTGGTTCTCACAACAGCCAGCACAGAAGCATCAGTGTGGCACAG ataaaagcagcaaagcagcaaaaCATTGTTAAGAGGACCTCAAGTACTCTCTCTAACGTTCAATCAAATACCATCAGCGTCTGTGTAAAATCAGCTCTGATGCCGAGCAGAACATCCTCTCCATCATCAGAACG GACCTCACAAAGATCAGTCATCAAACAGCCAACCCTGCTCCAGCCTGAGCTCCCATCACTCCCTGAGGAAGATGCTGCTGCTTGCAACTCTGCCCTCTCTCCTGCTAACTCCAGGCCTGTCAGGAAATCAGTTGAATCTCAGCAAGAGAAACTGAGGGGTAAAAATCCACAGGAGACTCCAAGTTCAAACTTGCCTGACAAAGACAAAGTGACATCAAAGAGAACAGCAGGAGATGGAG GTCTCTCCAAAATGCCTCCTTGTCCAGCTCCACAGACTCCTGAAGTCATGTCCCGCCCCTCAGCTGGAACTACTGACCCAGAGGAAGCCTCACGTCTCCTGGCTGAAAAGAGGCGAGAGGCCCGACTACAGCGGGAGAAAGAGGAGCAGGAGCGCTTACAGAGGGAGGAGGCTGAAAG GCAGAGCCATGAAGAACTTGAGCGCAGGAGGGCAGAGGAGCGGGCACGACAGCAGGCTGAGGCTCAGCGTCTCatagaggagaagaggagaaggGAGCAAGAAGAGCAGAGACGAGCTGAGGAAGAGAGAGCTCAGGCTATGAGGGAAGCTGCCCTCTTGCAGAAACAG agagaggaggaacTAGCCAAAGAGCAAGCACGAGCAGAGCAGTTGAAACAAGAGCGGGAAATGCTCGCACAGAAAGAGGAGGCAGAGCGCCAAGCAAGGAAAAAG cGACTTGAGGAGATCATGCGGAGAACCAGAAGGACTGATTCTCCAGATACG AAATCTGTTCCAGTGAGGATTATGTCAAATGATGCCCAACCAAAGGAAAACACGCAGCCTGTGCACAATGGAACGATAGAAGATACAGCCAAGGTGCCAGTGggaaataaaaccacacagctGGGCCTGAACAGTCAGGAGGATATGCTACCTGTTGTGGCCTTCAAAGAACGCAGGTCTCTTAGAACTCTCACTGGCCTGGAGGAAATCCAGACCCACCAACgtgcag AGGTCATCTGA
- the LOC113012458 gene encoding ensconsin-like isoform X4: MPGSVHSMAVQKKQCVIPPSQGPLSTRTIESQRKRNRYEKTEENGSYHKPISATVKKATCSVNICNTVTPRAAAGNGQNVDERLKAARERREEHQKLLASRELSRLEREQRARLYYEQQLQERKKKLLEQRLKEERRRAAVEEKRKQRLKEERERYESAVRRTLEKSQKAQQSLSQNARGRKLTKNVPHRLPLTTWEKNLVSRLLTPTCSYLARSKSAGCQSGEQVVHVCRRAVSFHSMNTTTTHKPRHHSGSVHNRPSASSGSHNSQHRSISVAQIKAAKQQNIVKRTSSTLSNVQSNTISVCVKSALMPSRTSSPSSERTSQRSVIKQPTLLQPELPSLPEEDAAACNSALSPANSRPVRKSVESQQEKLRGKNPQETPSSNLPDKDKVTSKRTAGDGGLSKMPPCPAPQTPEVMSRPSAGTTDPEEASRLLAEKRREARLQREKEEQERLQREEAERQSHEELERRRAEERARQQAEAQRLIEEKRRREQEEQRRAEEERAQAMREAALLQKQREEELAKEQARAEQLKQEREMLAQKEEAERQARKKVTTRILKYGRHFCIQLGPHIN; encoded by the exons ATGCCAGGTTCAGTACATAGCATGGCTGTGCAGAAGAAACAGTGTGTCATCCCTCCATCGCAGGGACCTCTTTCTACACGTACCATCGAAAGCCAAAGGAAGAGAAACAGATATGAAAAAACAGAAG AAAATGGCTCTTATCACAAACCGATTTCAGCGACAGTGAAGAAAGCAACCTGTTCTGTCAACATCTGCAACACAGTTACTCCTCGGGCTGCTGCAG GTAATGGACAAAATGTTGACGAGAGGCTGAAAGCCGCAcgagaaagaagagaagagcACCAGAAGCTACTTG CCTCTCGGGAACTGAGCAGGTTAGAGCGGGAGCAGCGGGCTAGGCTTTACTATGAACAACAACTGCAGGAGCGCAAGAAGAAACTCCTGGAGCAGAGGCTCAAAGAGGAGAGGAGGCgtgctgctgtggaagagaagCGGAAGCAGAGGCTCAAAGAGGAGAGA GAACGATATGAATCTGCAGTGCGTAGGACACTCGAGAAGAGCCAAAAGGCCCAGCAGAGCCTCAGTCAAAATGCAAGAGGAAGGAAACTCACTAAAAATG TTCCACATCGCTTGCCACTGACCACATGGGAGAAGAACCTGGTCAGTCGTCTCCTTACCCCCACATGCTCTTATCTGGCCAGGAGCAAGAGTGCTGGttgtcagtcaggagaacaag TTGTCCATGTTTGTCGCCGTGCAGTTTCATTCCACTCCATGAataccaccaccactcacaaacCCCGGCATCACTCTGGTTCAGTCCACAACAGGCCATCTGCTTCCTCTGGTTCTCACAACAGCCAGCACAGAAGCATCAGTGTGGCACAG ataaaagcagcaaagcagcaaaaCATTGTTAAGAGGACCTCAAGTACTCTCTCTAACGTTCAATCAAATACCATCAGCGTCTGTGTAAAATCAGCTCTGATGCCGAGCAGAACATCCTCTCCATCATCAGAACG GACCTCACAAAGATCAGTCATCAAACAGCCAACCCTGCTCCAGCCTGAGCTCCCATCACTCCCTGAGGAAGATGCTGCTGCTTGCAACTCTGCCCTCTCTCCTGCTAACTCCAGGCCTGTCAGGAAATCAGTTGAATCTCAGCAAGAGAAACTGAGGGGTAAAAATCCACAGGAGACTCCAAGTTCAAACTTGCCTGACAAAGACAAAGTGACATCAAAGAGAACAGCAGGAGATGGAG GTCTCTCCAAAATGCCTCCTTGTCCAGCTCCACAGACTCCTGAAGTCATGTCCCGCCCCTCAGCTGGAACTACTGACCCAGAGGAAGCCTCACGTCTCCTGGCTGAAAAGAGGCGAGAGGCCCGACTACAGCGGGAGAAAGAGGAGCAGGAGCGCTTACAGAGGGAGGAGGCTGAAAG GCAGAGCCATGAAGAACTTGAGCGCAGGAGGGCAGAGGAGCGGGCACGACAGCAGGCTGAGGCTCAGCGTCTCatagaggagaagaggagaaggGAGCAAGAAGAGCAGAGACGAGCTGAGGAAGAGAGAGCTCAGGCTATGAGGGAAGCTGCCCTCTTGCAGAAACAG agagaggaggaacTAGCCAAAGAGCAAGCACGAGCAGAGCAGTTGAAACAAGAGCGGGAAATGCTCGCACAGAAAGAGGAGGCAGAGCGCCAAGCAAGGAAAAAGGTGACAACTAGGATTTTAAAGTACGGCCGTCATTTCTGTATACAGCTCGGGCCACACATTAACTga